In Janthinobacterium sp. 67, a genomic segment contains:
- the pssA gene encoding CDP-diacylglycerol--serine O-phosphatidyltransferase, which produces MVTLLSIACGFASIVISVDNAGVGDADAYRLAAALLVLAGVFDALDGYVARLTGTSSQFGVQLDSIADVMNFGCAPAVLLYCYGFVQMGVHDPLLLRFGGMASFFFVACGAMRLARFNVNVGRTDPLYFVGMPITAGAACVAAVVVAWPAPIDSMLHSYLLMLLLVGVGSLMVSTLRFPSSKQKKSPAALLVLIVAIALLVWLKTSFFALFFAVYIAATLALNLAWYLGWRGIALPQVFNDPDEID; this is translated from the coding sequence ATGGTGACTTTGCTGTCGATAGCCTGCGGTTTTGCCAGCATCGTCATTTCCGTCGATAACGCCGGCGTCGGCGACGCGGATGCCTACCGCCTGGCGGCGGCGCTGCTGGTGCTCGCCGGCGTGTTCGATGCGCTCGACGGCTACGTGGCCCGGTTGACGGGCACCAGTTCGCAGTTCGGCGTGCAGCTCGATTCCATCGCCGACGTGATGAATTTCGGCTGCGCGCCAGCCGTCCTGTTGTACTGCTATGGTTTCGTGCAGATGGGCGTGCACGACCCGCTGCTGCTGCGCTTTGGCGGCATGGCCAGCTTCTTCTTTGTTGCGTGCGGCGCCATGCGCCTGGCGCGCTTCAATGTGAACGTGGGCCGTACCGATCCCCTGTATTTCGTCGGCATGCCGATCACGGCCGGGGCCGCCTGCGTGGCGGCCGTCGTGGTGGCGTGGCCGGCGCCCATCGATTCCATGCTGCACAGCTATCTGCTGATGCTGCTGCTCGTCGGCGTGGGCAGCCTGATGGTGTCGACCTTGCGCTTCCCCAGCTCCAAGCAAAAGAAAAGCCCGGCCGCGCTGCTGGTGCTGATCGTGGCCATCGCCCTGCTCGTGTGGCTGAAAACAAGCTTCTTCGCGCTGTTCTTCGCCGTCTACATCGCCGCCACCCTGGCGTTGAACCTGGCGTGGTACCTGGGCTGGCGCGGCATTGCGCTGCCGCAGGTATTCAACGACCCGGACGAAATCGACTAG
- a CDS encoding CAP domain-containing protein, translating into MIASSLRWKYWIPTLLSAALLSACGGGGSDSSNAAPGTSTPAGQLTQEPGAPVLSNNIATDGFNWFNYRRSQIGLSPLVRNSLIDSAALGHSSYLNLNNTVAHEQVQGKPGFTGVTLGDRLAKAGYVVTSLQGEVIAGASNTSGFYLAEELVTAIYHRFVIFEPLFKEGGAGAAVSGTGYAYFTTDLASNRNYGPGLTAGQIVTYPFSGQQKVAVSFSSDNESPDPVPNQDVVGYPISVHANYGTPVSVAAFSVRQRGAAADLAVRLLTSGNDVHTPVSAASIIPLAPLNANTSYDVRFIGKVNGADVTRSWSFTTR; encoded by the coding sequence TTGATTGCCTCGTCGCTGCGTTGGAAATACTGGATACCCACCCTGCTGAGTGCTGCCCTGCTCAGTGCATGCGGCGGAGGCGGCAGCGATAGCAGCAATGCTGCGCCCGGCACGTCGACCCCGGCCGGGCAACTGACACAGGAGCCAGGCGCTCCCGTCCTCAGCAACAATATTGCCACCGATGGTTTTAACTGGTTCAACTACCGGCGCAGCCAGATCGGCCTGTCGCCACTGGTGCGCAACAGCCTGATCGACAGCGCGGCCCTGGGCCATTCCAGCTATCTCAATCTCAACAATACAGTGGCACACGAACAGGTGCAGGGCAAGCCCGGCTTTACAGGCGTCACGCTGGGCGACCGCCTGGCCAAGGCCGGCTACGTCGTCACCTCGCTGCAGGGCGAAGTCATCGCCGGCGCGAGCAACACGTCCGGCTTTTACCTGGCCGAAGAGCTCGTCACGGCCATCTATCACCGCTTCGTCATTTTCGAGCCGCTGTTCAAGGAAGGTGGCGCGGGCGCGGCCGTCAGCGGCACCGGCTATGCGTATTTCACCACCGACCTGGCCAGCAACCGCAACTATGGCCCCGGGTTGACGGCGGGACAAATCGTCACCTATCCGTTCAGCGGCCAGCAAAAGGTGGCCGTCAGTTTTTCCAGCGATAACGAATCGCCCGATCCCGTGCCGAACCAGGACGTGGTCGGCTACCCGATCAGCGTGCATGCCAACTACGGCACGCCCGTCAGCGTGGCGGCGTTCAGCGTGCGCCAGCGCGGCGCCGCCGCGGACCTGGCGGTGCGCCTGCTCACCAGCGGCAACGATGTGCATACGCCGGTCTCGGCCGCATCCATCATCCCGCTGGCGCCCTTGAACGCGAACACCAGCTATGACGTGCGTTTCATCGGCAAAGTCAATGGCGCCGACGTCACGCGCAGCTGGTCATTCACGACGCGCTAG
- a CDS encoding Hpt domain-containing protein, producing the protein MMKPHATCDDDAAVAASDMVRILDVENGLGRIMGDRVLYLKILRRFLHDHGTTPCQIRAEFDTGNYASARLKAHTLKGAAGMIGARHVHSLAQTLESALRAQAPDLAQQMLQLELAQDQLLGAVSSMLGTPEATHTAAQDVAPDPAAPAIQLLLARLASHLREGDGAAIDILENSASVLAASLGVNVYQEVAAAAHEFDFDGALAALLRRR; encoded by the coding sequence ATGATGAAACCACACGCCACTTGCGATGATGATGCCGCCGTTGCGGCATCCGACATGGTCCGTATCCTCGATGTCGAGAACGGACTGGGCCGCATCATGGGCGACCGCGTCCTGTACCTGAAAATCCTGCGCCGCTTCCTGCACGACCACGGCACCACGCCGTGCCAGATCCGCGCCGAATTCGACACGGGCAACTATGCCTCCGCGCGGCTGAAGGCGCATACCCTGAAGGGCGCCGCCGGCATGATCGGGGCGCGCCATGTGCACAGCTTGGCGCAAACCCTGGAATCGGCACTGCGCGCGCAGGCGCCCGACCTGGCCCAGCAGATGCTGCAGCTGGAACTGGCGCAGGATCAATTGCTCGGCGCGGTCAGCAGCATGCTGGGCACGCCGGAGGCAACCCACACGGCGGCGCAGGACGTGGCGCCCGACCCGGCCGCGCCCGCCATCCAGCTGCTGCTGGCGCGCCTGGCCAGCCATTTGCGCGAAGGCGACGGGGCAGCCATCGACATCCTGGAAAACTCGGCCAGCGTGCTCGCCGCCAGCCTGGGCGTGAATGTCTACCAGGAAGTGGCGGCCGCCGCGCACGAATTTGATTTCGACGGCGCCCTGGCGGCGCTGCTGCGGCGCCGCTAG
- the mnmE gene encoding tRNA uridine-5-carboxymethylaminomethyl(34) synthesis GTPase MnmE, with protein MKLDSSPIAAIATAPGRGGIGVVRASGKNLAPLMTALFGAQQLKPRHATYLPFTEADGAIIDQGIAIHFKGPHSYTGEDVLELQGHGGPVVLQLLLARVLEAGRDSGLRLAEPGEFTRRAFLNDKLDLAQAEAVADLIDASTEAAAKSASQSLSGAFSNTIHALVEQVTGLRMLVEATLDFPEEEIDFLEKSNARGQLKAVIEALNKVFAQAAQGALLREGLNVVLAGQPNVGKSSLLNALAGADVAIVTPIAGTTRDKVSETIQIEGIPLNIIDTAGIRSAGDTVDAVERIGIERTWGEIGKADVILHLLDADHGPTLADETIVAAFPEGVPVVRVWNKIDLSGHKPGVDSMPDATHVYLSAHEHIGIDLLRAELLRIAGWQQTGESLYLARERHLIALKSAGKHLNIAAEHAAQDDQSLDLFAEELRLAQVQLSSITGEFSPDDLLGVIFSRFCIGK; from the coding sequence ATGAAACTCGACTCTTCCCCTATCGCCGCCATCGCCACCGCTCCCGGGCGCGGCGGCATCGGCGTGGTACGCGCCTCCGGCAAAAATCTCGCTCCTTTAATGACGGCCCTGTTCGGCGCGCAGCAGCTCAAACCGCGTCACGCCACCTATCTTCCCTTTACGGAAGCCGATGGCGCCATCATCGACCAGGGCATCGCCATCCACTTCAAGGGTCCGCATTCCTACACGGGCGAAGACGTGCTGGAATTGCAGGGCCACGGCGGCCCCGTCGTGCTGCAGCTGCTGCTGGCGCGCGTGCTGGAAGCGGGCCGTGACAGCGGCTTGCGCCTGGCCGAACCGGGCGAATTCACGCGCCGCGCTTTTCTCAATGACAAGCTGGACCTGGCGCAGGCGGAAGCCGTGGCCGACCTGATCGACGCGTCCACGGAAGCGGCCGCCAAGTCCGCCTCGCAATCGCTGTCGGGCGCGTTCTCGAACACCATCCACGCGCTGGTGGAACAGGTGACGGGCTTGCGCATGCTGGTCGAGGCGACCCTGGATTTCCCGGAAGAGGAAATCGACTTCCTGGAAAAATCGAATGCGCGCGGTCAGTTGAAAGCCGTCATCGAAGCCTTGAACAAAGTGTTTGCCCAGGCGGCGCAGGGCGCGCTGCTGCGCGAAGGCCTCAATGTCGTGCTGGCCGGCCAGCCCAACGTGGGTAAATCGTCGCTGCTGAACGCGCTGGCGGGCGCCGACGTGGCCATCGTCACGCCGATCGCCGGCACCACGCGCGACAAGGTCAGCGAAACCATCCAGATCGAAGGCATTCCGCTCAACATCATCGACACGGCCGGCATCCGCAGCGCGGGCGACACCGTCGACGCCGTCGAGCGCATCGGCATTGAACGCACCTGGGGCGAGATCGGCAAGGCGGACGTGATCCTGCATCTGCTCGACGCCGACCACGGCCCGACCCTGGCCGATGAAACCATCGTCGCCGCCTTCCCCGAAGGCGTGCCCGTGGTGCGCGTGTGGAACAAGATCGATCTCTCCGGCCACAAGCCCGGCGTCGACAGCATGCCGGACGCCACCCACGTGTATCTGTCGGCGCACGAGCACATCGGTATCGACCTGCTGCGTGCGGAACTGCTGCGCATCGCCGGTTGGCAGCAGACGGGCGAATCGCTGTACCTGGCGCGCGAACGCCATCTGATCGCCTTGAAATCGGCCGGCAAGCATTTGAATATCGCGGCCGAGCACGCGGCGCAGGATGACCAGTCGCTGGACCTGTTCGCCGAAGAGCTGCGCCTGGCGCAGGTGCAACTGTCGAGCATCACGGGCGAGTTTTCGCCAGACGATCTGCTGGGCGTGATCTTCAGCCGTTTCTGCATCGGCAAATAA
- the yidC gene encoding membrane protein insertase YidC, with the protein MDINKRTILWIVFSVSLVILWNEWMISNGKPSMFSANTEQTAKAPVTPAKTAALAAAGATAVPGEVTDPAAFKREVITITTDVIKVDIDTLGGQVKRLELLKFKGAGNPGWFGGCFGLFKWCQPDEGKQNEVLFDEGANHTYLAQSGLVGGPFPTHASGFTVQPGVRTLGDGKQVQLVMEAVEGGVKLTKTFTFKRGDYVIDVRHDVANVGAAPVTPQLYLQLTHDGNKPVGDSFFNSSFTGPTLYTPQDKYQKLTFEKIEKAAVEDEKKGNDNAMKGLHPQSANGGWFAISQHFFVSAFVPPENAKRDIFTKKVGTNLYAIGNVLPLPTLAPGASASMDSKLYSGPQIAHLLESVSPGLELVKDYGWLTIIAKPIFWVMEHIHSVLGNWGWTIIAFTILIKLAFFPLSAAGYRSMAKMKLVTPKMQAIRERYKGDPQKMNQATMELYKTEKINPLGGCLPILIQMPVFIALYWVLNASVEIRGAPWIGWITDLAQHDPWCILPVLYAISMYITTKLNPAPADPMQAKMMLFMPLAFSVMFFFFPSGLVLYWVVNNVLSIGQQWVITKKYAPAAK; encoded by the coding sequence ATGGATATCAATAAACGTACCATCCTGTGGATCGTGTTTTCCGTCTCGCTGGTAATTCTCTGGAACGAATGGATGATCTCGAACGGCAAGCCGTCGATGTTCTCCGCGAACACGGAACAAACCGCCAAGGCGCCTGTCACCCCGGCCAAGACGGCCGCCCTGGCTGCCGCCGGCGCGACCGCCGTGCCTGGCGAAGTGACCGATCCCGCCGCGTTCAAGCGCGAAGTGATTACCATCACCACCGACGTCATCAAGGTCGACATCGACACCCTGGGCGGCCAGGTCAAGCGTCTGGAATTGCTGAAGTTCAAGGGCGCGGGCAATCCGGGCTGGTTCGGCGGCTGCTTCGGCCTGTTCAAATGGTGCCAGCCTGACGAAGGCAAGCAAAACGAAGTGCTGTTCGACGAAGGCGCGAACCATACCTACCTGGCGCAGTCGGGCCTGGTCGGCGGTCCTTTCCCTACCCACGCGAGCGGTTTTACCGTGCAGCCTGGCGTGCGCACCCTCGGTGACGGCAAGCAAGTGCAACTGGTGATGGAAGCGGTCGAAGGCGGCGTCAAGCTGACCAAGACGTTTACGTTCAAGCGCGGCGACTACGTCATCGACGTGCGCCACGACGTGGCCAACGTGGGCGCGGCCCCCGTCACGCCGCAGCTGTACCTGCAACTGACGCATGACGGCAACAAGCCGGTCGGCGATTCCTTCTTCAACAGCAGCTTCACGGGTCCGACCCTGTACACGCCGCAAGACAAGTACCAGAAGCTGACGTTCGAGAAAATCGAAAAAGCGGCCGTGGAAGACGAGAAGAAGGGCAACGACAACGCCATGAAAGGCCTGCATCCGCAATCGGCGAATGGCGGCTGGTTTGCGATTTCGCAGCACTTCTTCGTGTCCGCCTTTGTTCCGCCCGAGAACGCCAAGCGCGACATCTTCACGAAGAAAGTCGGCACCAATCTGTACGCCATCGGCAACGTGCTGCCATTGCCGACCCTGGCGCCTGGCGCCTCGGCCAGCATGGACAGCAAGCTGTACTCGGGTCCGCAAATCGCGCACTTGCTGGAATCGGTATCGCCTGGCCTGGAACTGGTCAAGGATTACGGCTGGCTGACCATCATCGCCAAGCCGATCTTCTGGGTCATGGAACACATCCACAGCGTACTGGGCAACTGGGGCTGGACCATCATCGCCTTCACGATCCTGATCAAGCTGGCGTTCTTCCCGCTGTCGGCCGCCGGCTACCGCAGCATGGCCAAGATGAAACTGGTCACGCCGAAGATGCAGGCGATCCGCGAGCGCTACAAGGGCGATCCGCAAAAGATGAACCAGGCCACGATGGAGCTGTACAAGACGGAAAAGATCAATCCGCTGGGCGGCTGCCTGCCGATCCTGATCCAGATGCCCGTCTTTATCGCCCTGTACTGGGTGCTGAACGCGTCCGTGGAAATCCGCGGCGCGCCATGGATCGGCTGGATCACCGACCTGGCCCAGCATGACCCATGGTGCATCCTGCCTGTGCTGTACGCGATCTCGATGTACATCACGACCAAGCTGAACCCGGCCCCGGCCGATCCGATGCAAGCGAAGATGATGCTGTTCATGCCACTGGCATTCTCGGTGATGTTCTTCTTCTTCCCGTCGGGCCTGGTACTCTACTGGGTCGTCAACAACGTCCTGTCGATCGGCCAGCAATGGGTGATCACCAAGAAATACGCGCCAGCCGCCAAATAA
- the yidD gene encoding membrane protein insertion efficiency factor YidD, whose amino-acid sequence MKTLLLFLLRAYQLLISPVLGQNCRFYPSCSHYAMEALRVHGTAKGSLLAAKRLCRCHPWNEGGVDPVPPADCKQSSTTACGCNHS is encoded by the coding sequence ATGAAAACCCTGCTGCTGTTCCTGCTGCGCGCTTATCAGTTGCTGATCAGCCCCGTGCTGGGACAGAATTGCCGTTTCTATCCGAGCTGTTCGCATTACGCGATGGAAGCGCTGCGCGTGCACGGTACGGCCAAGGGCAGCCTGCTGGCTGCCAAGCGCCTGTGCCGCTGCCACCCCTGGAATGAAGGGGGCGTCGACCCGGTGCCGCCGGCCGATTGCAAACAATCTTCAACGACCGCTTGCGGTTGCAACCACTCCTGA
- the rnpA gene encoding ribonuclease P protein component, producing the protein MTADRVASCTPVGNQREGSHDFARVRRIVKTDEFSSVFRLRPSQKTAHFVLYTRHNQLPHARLGVVVAKRFAPRAATRNTIKRVTRELFRNSAMPPVDCVVRLSRAVNSKDGPATTTKLKAELREELSRLFAAQIAAQARSVAASPPCAP; encoded by the coding sequence TTGACAGCTGATCGCGTGGCTAGCTGTACTCCAGTCGGCAATCAACGCGAAGGTTCACACGACTTCGCGCGCGTTCGGCGTATCGTTAAAACGGATGAATTTTCATCCGTTTTTCGTTTGCGCCCTTCGCAAAAAACAGCGCATTTTGTGCTGTACACCCGACACAATCAATTGCCGCATGCGCGGCTGGGCGTCGTTGTGGCCAAGCGTTTCGCGCCCCGCGCGGCGACCCGCAACACGATCAAGCGCGTCACGCGCGAGCTGTTTCGCAACAGCGCGATGCCGCCGGTCGACTGCGTGGTGCGTTTGTCGCGCGCCGTCAACAGCAAGGATGGCCCGGCCACCACGACCAAGCTCAAAGCCGAGCTGCGTGAAGAGTTGAGCCGCCTGTTCGCGGCGCAAATCGCCGCCCAGGCCCGTTCTGTTGCTGCATCACCACCCTGCGCGCCATGA
- the rpmH gene encoding 50S ribosomal protein L34, which translates to MKRTYQPSVVRRKRTHGFRARMATRGGRDVLNARRAKGRKRLAV; encoded by the coding sequence ATGAAACGTACTTACCAACCTTCCGTCGTTCGCCGCAAGCGTACGCACGGCTTCCGCGCTCGTATGGCTACCCGTGGTGGCCGTGATGTGCTCAACGCACGTCGCGCAAAAGGCCGCAAACGCCTGGCCGTCTAG
- the dnaA gene encoding chromosomal replication initiator protein DnaA: MDNFWQACSAQLELELTPQQFSAWIKPLIPLDYEEGKLRIAAPNRFKLDWVKTQFASRITALAIQYFEAPTEVQFVLDPRLALPKKPVAASTPASDPNGGAPSARAAEPQPSVPELSIGAAPRREQSRINTDLTFDSFVTGKANQLARAAAIQVANNPGVSYNPLFFYGGVGLGKTHLIHAIGNQVMADNPGAKIRYIHAEQYVRDVVTAYQRKGFDDFKHYYHSLDMLLIDDIQFFGGKSRTQEEFFYAFEALIAAKKQIIITSDTYPKEITGMDDRLISRFDSGLTVAIEPPELEMRVAILLKKAKQEGVTFSDDVAFFVAKHLRSNVRELEGALRKILAYSRFHGKDITIDIVKEALKDLLSVQNRQISVENIQKTVADFFNIKVADMYSKRRPANIARPRQIAMYLAKELTQKSLPEIGELFGGRDHTTVLHAVRKIALDRTKNPECNHELHVLEQTLKG, encoded by the coding sequence ATGGATAATTTCTGGCAGGCCTGTTCCGCGCAGTTGGAACTGGAGCTGACACCGCAACAATTCAGTGCGTGGATCAAACCGCTTATCCCTCTCGATTACGAAGAGGGCAAGCTGCGCATTGCTGCGCCCAATCGCTTCAAGCTCGATTGGGTCAAGACCCAGTTCGCCAGCCGCATCACGGCCCTGGCCATTCAGTACTTCGAAGCGCCGACGGAAGTGCAGTTCGTGCTCGACCCGCGCTTGGCCTTGCCGAAGAAGCCCGTTGCCGCCAGCACCCCGGCCAGCGATCCGAACGGCGGCGCGCCCAGCGCGCGCGCCGCGGAGCCGCAGCCCAGCGTGCCGGAACTGAGCATCGGCGCCGCGCCGCGCCGCGAACAGAGCCGCATCAACACCGACCTGACCTTCGACAGTTTCGTGACCGGCAAGGCCAACCAATTGGCGCGCGCCGCCGCCATCCAGGTGGCGAACAATCCGGGCGTGTCGTACAACCCGCTGTTCTTCTACGGCGGCGTCGGCCTCGGTAAAACCCACTTGATCCACGCCATCGGCAACCAGGTGATGGCCGACAATCCGGGCGCAAAGATACGCTACATTCACGCGGAACAGTACGTTCGCGACGTAGTGACCGCTTACCAGCGCAAGGGTTTCGACGATTTCAAGCACTACTATCACTCGCTCGACATGCTGCTGATCGATGATATCCAGTTCTTTGGCGGCAAAAGCCGCACGCAGGAAGAGTTCTTCTATGCGTTCGAGGCATTGATTGCTGCGAAGAAACAGATCATCATCACCTCGGATACGTATCCGAAGGAAATCACGGGCATGGACGACCGTTTGATCTCGCGCTTCGACTCGGGCCTGACGGTGGCCATCGAACCGCCGGAACTGGAAATGCGCGTGGCGATTCTATTGAAAAAAGCCAAGCAGGAAGGCGTGACCTTCTCCGACGACGTGGCCTTCTTTGTCGCCAAGCACTTGCGCTCGAACGTGCGCGAGCTGGAAGGCGCGCTGCGCAAAATTCTGGCGTACTCGCGTTTCCATGGCAAGGACATCACCATCGATATCGTCAAGGAAGCCTTGAAGGACTTGCTGTCGGTGCAGAACCGCCAGATTTCCGTGGAAAACATCCAGAAAACCGTGGCCGACTTCTTCAATATCAAGGTTGCCGACATGTATTCGAAGCGCCGCCCCGCGAATATCGCCCGGCCGCGCCAGATCGCCATGTACCTGGCCAAGGAATTGACGCAGAAGAGCCTGCCGGAAATCGGCGAGCTGTTCGGCGGCCGCGACCACACCACGGTGCTGCATGCCGTGCGCAAGATCGCGCTGGACCGCACCAAGAATCCGGAATGCAACCATGAATTGCATGTGCTGGAACAAACGTTAAAAGGATAA